A stretch of the Bdellovibrio sp. 22V genome encodes the following:
- a CDS encoding PorT family protein, whose translation MNLKGLLAFFIFFGLHEVHAATDYGFEIGGRQQAGDVIGLNFSANSQWGFQGGFFANIATEQGPAHFRTGILYTQRPLQSHNDVTGNEIDFDLDYLDIPIALLIRPSEKFGVYMGFITSINLSKSCSGDPACQVLDVDTPNFPVLFGFLYKATPKWGLNFYIDGGNGYVARGLADYKAVGLNLSFALD comes from the coding sequence ATGAACTTGAAAGGGTTATTAGCCTTTTTTATTTTCTTCGGTTTACACGAGGTCCACGCAGCCACCGACTACGGTTTTGAAATAGGCGGGCGGCAGCAGGCCGGCGACGTGATTGGCTTGAATTTCTCCGCGAATTCACAGTGGGGTTTTCAAGGAGGGTTCTTTGCGAATATAGCCACAGAACAGGGACCCGCGCATTTTCGTACGGGGATTCTTTATACGCAAAGACCGCTGCAATCACACAACGATGTAACCGGAAATGAAATTGATTTCGATCTCGACTATTTGGACATTCCAATAGCTCTTCTCATACGGCCTTCTGAAAAATTTGGTGTTTACATGGGCTTCATCACCAGTATCAATCTTTCCAAATCGTGTTCGGGAGATCCCGCCTGTCAGGTTCTTGACGTAGATACGCCGAATTTTCCCGTTCTGTTTGGCTTTTTGTACAAGGCGACTCCGAAGTGGGGGCTGAATTTTTATATTGATGGAGGAAATGGTTACGTCGCCCGCGGCTTGGCAGACTACAAAGCGGTTGGATTAAACCTTTCATTCGCGCTTGATTAG
- a CDS encoding family 1 glycosylhydrolase: MTDLQLWIGVECTLNRVRDQYHNQLYKNGHLTRIEDLQLFAQMGAKRIRYPFLWEMVQPLPHIWDWRWTDERAAHLERLNLTPIAGFLHHGSGPMHTNLLDPQFPEKLAFFARNVAERYPWIEDFTPVNEILTTARFSCLYGHWYPHQANDGAFIRALFNQCKATILSMQEIRRLNPRARLIQTEDMGRTQSTEKLAYQRDFDNERRWLSFDLLSGLVNTHHPMYDYLTQSLHPDELKWLQDNACPPDILGINHYLLSNRFLDHRVDLYPSFLHGGNKFEPYVDVGAIDTGQAQPLPVKDVLQDVWNRYHRPIAVTEVHARGYRESQMRWLHEVWQAAVDLKNEGVDIQAVTAWSLLGSFDWNMLCTQDNRFYETGIFDLRSANGNPRPTLLSEMTTGLGTKGAFEHPVLETEGWWKNNRRIIMAMPENVLHSPLRKSGRPLLITGGQGTLSRAFARTCAARDISFHILGRKDLDITDRHNIRKVLQELRPWAVINAAGYVKVDQAESEAELCYRQNVEGPQFLAEECALLGIQFMTFSSDLVFNGENKEPYLESHDIAPLNVYGRSKAEAEKKVLAAYDKALVIRTSSFFGPWDDANFVTQCLRSISQNKKFYVAHDLKISPTYVPHLANAALDFLLDRENGIIHVANGDQVSWSDFATMAVRRHAPHKQGLLVKRSFAEFQHVARRPLNSALLSERVKVLPSLDHALENYFHQIEVMI; this comes from the coding sequence GTGACAGATCTTCAATTGTGGATAGGTGTCGAATGCACTCTCAATCGGGTTAGAGATCAATATCACAACCAACTCTATAAGAACGGTCATCTTACCCGTATTGAGGATCTTCAGCTTTTTGCGCAAATGGGAGCGAAGCGCATTCGTTATCCTTTTTTATGGGAAATGGTGCAACCCCTTCCGCATATTTGGGATTGGAGGTGGACGGATGAACGAGCTGCGCATCTGGAAAGACTCAATCTCACGCCCATTGCGGGATTTCTTCATCACGGCAGCGGGCCGATGCACACAAATCTTTTAGATCCGCAATTTCCCGAAAAGTTGGCGTTTTTCGCCCGCAACGTGGCCGAAAGATATCCATGGATTGAAGATTTCACTCCCGTGAATGAGATTTTGACAACGGCGCGTTTCAGTTGCCTGTACGGTCACTGGTATCCGCACCAGGCGAATGACGGCGCATTTATTCGCGCGCTCTTTAATCAATGCAAAGCAACGATTTTGTCGATGCAGGAAATTCGCCGACTCAATCCGCGCGCACGATTGATTCAAACAGAGGACATGGGGCGAACACAAAGTACGGAAAAACTTGCGTATCAGCGCGATTTCGACAATGAACGGCGTTGGCTCAGTTTCGATCTTTTAAGCGGTCTTGTGAATACACATCATCCTATGTATGACTATCTGACCCAGTCTCTTCACCCGGACGAATTAAAGTGGCTGCAAGATAATGCGTGCCCGCCGGATATTCTTGGTATCAATCATTATCTTTTAAGCAATCGCTTCCTGGATCATCGCGTGGATCTTTATCCTTCGTTTCTGCATGGCGGAAACAAGTTTGAACCTTATGTCGACGTCGGTGCCATTGATACGGGCCAGGCGCAACCTCTGCCGGTGAAAGACGTTTTGCAGGATGTGTGGAACCGTTATCACCGTCCTATTGCCGTGACGGAAGTGCATGCTCGCGGTTATCGCGAATCGCAAATGCGCTGGCTTCACGAAGTCTGGCAGGCCGCCGTTGATCTCAAAAATGAAGGCGTTGATATTCAGGCCGTCACGGCATGGAGTCTGCTGGGCAGTTTTGACTGGAACATGCTGTGCACCCAAGACAATCGTTTTTATGAAACGGGAATTTTTGACTTGCGTTCCGCCAATGGAAATCCCCGCCCGACCTTGCTGTCTGAAATGACGACGGGGTTGGGAACCAAAGGCGCCTTCGAACATCCGGTGTTGGAAACCGAAGGCTGGTGGAAAAACAATCGTCGTATCATCATGGCGATGCCGGAAAATGTTTTACACTCTCCCCTGCGAAAATCCGGACGACCGCTCTTAATCACAGGAGGCCAAGGAACTCTATCACGGGCTTTTGCGCGCACGTGCGCCGCCCGCGATATTTCCTTTCATATTCTGGGACGAAAAGATTTGGATATTACTGATCGCCACAACATCCGCAAAGTTTTGCAGGAACTCCGTCCGTGGGCGGTGATCAATGCCGCTGGTTACGTCAAGGTCGACCAAGCTGAAAGCGAAGCGGAACTCTGCTACCGCCAAAATGTTGAAGGTCCGCAGTTTCTTGCTGAAGAGTGTGCCCTTTTAGGAATTCAATTTATGACTTTCTCTTCAGATCTGGTTTTTAACGGGGAAAACAAAGAGCCGTATCTGGAAAGTCACGACATAGCACCGCTTAATGTCTATGGACGCTCAAAGGCGGAGGCTGAGAAAAAAGTGCTCGCCGCCTATGACAAAGCTCTGGTCATTCGCACCAGTTCTTTCTTTGGTCCCTGGGACGACGCCAATTTCGTGACTCAATGTCTCCGTTCGATCTCACAGAATAAAAAATTCTATGTGGCGCACGATCTGAAGATCTCTCCAACTTATGTTCCACACCTTGCAAACGCCGCCTTGGATTTTCTTTTAGATCGCGAAAATGGGATTATCCACGTCGCCAACGGCGATCAGGTGTCTTGGTCCGACTTTGCCACAATGGCGGTTCGCCGGCATGCGCCTCACAAACAAGGTTTGTTGGTGAAGCGCAGTTTCGCGGAATTTCAGCACGTCGCCCGTCGGCCTCTGAACAGCGCTTTACTCAGTGAACGCGTCAAAGTTTTGCCGTCTTTGGATCACGCTTTGGAAAATTACTTTCATCAAATCGAAGTCATGATTTAA
- a CDS encoding KGG domain-containing protein — translation MATRSSTSSRGSSSGGRGRSSSSRSSTSGSRSRSSSRGGMSASSSSRGGSRSSGGGRGFAGMSEEEHRRISAMGGRASHGGRGSSSYEDYDEDRSSSRSSSRGGGRGYSTQGGRGSSRDYDEDRSSSRSSSRGGGRGFASMSEDEHRRISSMGGRASHGGQGRGDYYSDEYLEERGRGGRGSRSEDYYDEDRSSSRGGGRYASEESRSTSRGGGRGRSDWSENYDEDFETGEDDDTMRAGSRRGLSGNWQRDEDEDFDENEYSDEDSDFDDERESYRESSRY, via the coding sequence ATGGCAACTCGATCATCTACAAGCAGCAGAGGCAGCTCTTCCGGTGGAAGAGGTCGTTCTTCATCATCCCGCTCTAGTACGTCAGGTTCTCGTTCAAGATCCTCTTCACGCGGCGGCATGTCCGCTTCTTCTTCATCCAGAGGAGGCTCAAGATCTTCCGGCGGCGGCCGTGGTTTCGCCGGCATGTCTGAAGAAGAACATCGTCGTATTTCAGCTATGGGAGGCAGAGCTTCGCACGGCGGAAGAGGATCATCTTCTTACGAGGATTATGATGAAGATCGTTCTTCATCGCGTTCAAGTTCTCGTGGTGGCGGTCGAGGCTATTCGACGCAAGGAGGCCGTGGCTCTTCTCGCGATTACGATGAAGATCGTTCATCATCTCGTTCAAGTTCTCGCGGTGGCGGCCGCGGATTTGCTTCTATGTCAGAAGACGAACATCGTCGCATTTCATCCATGGGCGGCAGAGCTTCGCACGGCGGCCAAGGACGTGGCGACTACTATAGCGACGAGTACCTTGAGGAGCGTGGCCGTGGCGGCAGAGGCAGTCGCAGCGAAGACTATTACGACGAAGATCGTTCTTCTTCACGCGGCGGCGGAAGATACGCTTCCGAAGAATCGCGCTCCACAAGCCGTGGCGGAGGCCGTGGTCGCAGTGATTGGAGCGAAAACTATGACGAAGATTTTGAAACCGGCGAAGACGACGATACAATGCGCGCGGGATCTCGTCGCGGCCTTAGCGGCAACTGGCAGCGTGACGAAGACGAGGATTTCGATGAAAACGAATACTCTGATGAAGACAGCGATTTCGATGATGAAAGAGAATCTTATCGCGAGTCTTCTCGTTACTAA
- the glf gene encoding UDP-galactopyranose mutase yields MSVDTIGIAGTGFAGAVLARKLAESGRYQVTLFDERPHIAGNCHTTRDTGTGIMIHHYGPHIFNTSRKDVWDYVNQWSEFAPFVNRVKAITEKGVYSLPVNLLTINQFFKKQLKPKEAEAFIEGLADKSISDPQNFEEQALKFLGPDLYKNFFHGYTKKQWGVDPKELPASILKRLPIRFNYDDNYYNQKYQGIPIEGYTRIVEKILDHPAITVKLNKRLEPEDKSLYKHIFWSGPIDGYFRFKLGRLRYRTLKFERFEQDGDYQGNPVINYCEEHVPFTRITEHKHFAPWETHEKTVCFKEFSALAGPEDTPYYPLRLKEDLALLEKYISLIEHEDKVTFIGRLGTYRYLDMHVVIGESLDLAEICLNKESSEWPRFSQRPI; encoded by the coding sequence ATGAGTGTGGATACAATAGGAATTGCAGGAACAGGTTTTGCCGGCGCCGTTTTAGCAAGAAAACTTGCCGAAAGCGGACGATATCAAGTCACTCTTTTCGACGAACGCCCGCACATTGCTGGGAACTGTCACACCACGCGCGACACGGGCACAGGTATTATGATACATCACTATGGCCCGCATATTTTTAATACCAGCCGCAAAGATGTCTGGGATTACGTCAATCAATGGTCCGAGTTCGCACCGTTCGTTAATCGCGTCAAAGCGATTACAGAAAAAGGCGTTTACTCTCTTCCCGTCAATTTGCTGACGATCAATCAGTTTTTTAAAAAACAGCTGAAGCCCAAAGAAGCAGAAGCTTTTATTGAAGGCCTTGCCGACAAATCCATTTCCGATCCCCAAAATTTTGAAGAGCAAGCGTTGAAATTTCTCGGTCCGGATTTATATAAAAACTTTTTTCACGGATATACAAAAAAACAATGGGGCGTGGATCCCAAAGAACTCCCCGCCTCTATTCTGAAAAGACTGCCCATTCGCTTTAATTACGACGATAACTACTACAATCAAAAGTACCAGGGAATTCCCATCGAGGGCTACACTCGCATTGTCGAAAAAATTCTGGATCACCCGGCTATTACGGTGAAGCTCAACAAACGCCTCGAACCGGAAGACAAAAGCCTTTATAAACACATTTTTTGGAGCGGACCTATCGACGGATATTTCCGCTTTAAACTGGGACGGCTTCGTTATCGCACTTTAAAATTTGAACGCTTCGAACAAGACGGAGACTATCAAGGTAATCCCGTCATCAATTATTGCGAAGAACACGTGCCGTTTACGCGCATCACTGAACACAAACATTTTGCCCCTTGGGAGACTCATGAAAAAACCGTGTGCTTTAAAGAATTCAGCGCCCTTGCTGGGCCTGAAGACACACCTTACTATCCCCTGCGCTTAAAAGAAGATCTCGCCCTCTTAGAAAAATATATCAGCCTTATTGAGCACGAAGACAAGGTGACCTTCATCGGTCGCTTGGGAACTTATCGCTATCTGGATATGCACGTGGTGATCGGAGAATCTTTGGATTTGGCGGAAATCTGCCTGAACAAAGAAAGCTCCGAGTGGCCGCGCTTCAGTCAACGTCCTATATAG
- the galE gene encoding UDP-glucose 4-epimerase GalE yields the protein MKVLVTGGAGYIGSHAVRELLDQGHEVLVLDNLSQGHHEAIDKRAIFLHGSTANFELLKRTFKTQGTEAVLHFAAHIEVGESVENPRKYYQNNFGNTLNLLHAMHDAGVKKLIFSSTAAVYGEPLKTPLDETHPLAAINPYGRSKMMSEMMMEDFAKAHDLSYVVLRYFNVAGAHPDGTMGEDHEPESHLIPRILKAAHSLEPEVKVYGDDYPTPDGTCVRDYVHIMDLVRAHTLALQSLQPGQRRTYNVGSENGFSVLDVIKACENVTQKKFKIAREPRRAGDPAVLVASSKKIQKELGWKRQFPKIEDIVRDAWNWHKNTPQGYRKPEEGSSPDRGPLPPL from the coding sequence ATGAAAGTCTTGGTTACAGGCGGAGCTGGTTACATTGGAAGTCACGCCGTGCGCGAACTTCTGGATCAAGGACATGAGGTTTTGGTTTTAGACAATCTTTCGCAAGGACATCACGAAGCGATTGATAAGCGCGCGATCTTTTTGCATGGAAGTACGGCGAACTTCGAACTTTTAAAAAGAACTTTCAAAACTCAAGGCACGGAAGCGGTTCTGCATTTCGCCGCACACATCGAAGTCGGTGAAAGCGTCGAAAATCCGCGCAAGTATTATCAGAATAATTTCGGCAACACTTTAAATCTGCTGCACGCCATGCACGATGCGGGCGTAAAAAAACTTATCTTCTCGTCAACGGCCGCAGTGTACGGCGAACCGTTGAAAACGCCATTGGATGAAACGCATCCTTTAGCGGCCATCAATCCGTACGGCCGCAGCAAAATGATGAGTGAAATGATGATGGAAGATTTCGCCAAAGCCCATGATTTAAGTTACGTGGTGCTTCGCTATTTCAACGTCGCCGGAGCGCACCCCGACGGTACGATGGGTGAAGATCACGAACCCGAAAGTCATCTTATTCCCCGTATTTTAAAGGCCGCACATTCTTTAGAACCGGAAGTCAAAGTTTATGGCGACGACTATCCGACCCCGGATGGAACGTGCGTGCGTGATTACGTGCATATCATGGATCTTGTTCGCGCCCACACTTTAGCTTTGCAGTCGCTGCAGCCGGGACAAAGACGTACCTACAACGTCGGCAGTGAAAACGGCTTTTCTGTTTTGGATGTGATCAAAGCCTGCGAAAACGTCACTCAGAAAAAATTTAAGATCGCTCGCGAGCCCCGACGTGCCGGAGATCCCGCCGTTCTTGTCGCCAGCAGTAAAAAAATTCAGAAAGAACTTGGTTGGAAAAGACAGTTCCCCAAAATCGAAGATATTGTGCGCGATGCCTGGAACTGGCATAAAAACACACCGCAAGGATACAGGAAACCGGAAGAAGGCTCGTCCCCAGACCGGGGCCCACTGCCTCCGCTATGA
- a CDS encoding MFS transporter, with translation MKTTAWPYIILSYMSLFVYGFTDNIRGPLFPEILANYKVSDTVGSWMFAMSSLSGFAASYLARHFLRKFDRKNVLQVAAIIAILALAGMAFSRNFAFFLTFSFISGISQGILALVPNILVPLAASAERKQQFLSGLHAMYGLASFLAPLAAAAVALATPNWRWTFLLAGLGPLFLFSYSLRAKHPLFDNEDRNETPPPPAPTSHRHALPQIFLASMVSFNVAAEVLISSRLALYMRREMNYSLEAASLYVTYFFIGMLAGRLFFAAYKFSLPTRQQLSISLLSTAVLIVLGLFVHPLFLPLTGLAIAPFYPLSISFISSEFPEDLDSAISYMTAMDSFMLIVMHLTVGKLTQSFGIKQAFFSGLFFLLVSYFLTNTYAYFFHRRKVTPQA, from the coding sequence ATGAAAACAACAGCGTGGCCTTATATCATTCTTTCTTATATGAGCCTTTTCGTCTATGGCTTCACGGACAATATCCGGGGACCTCTCTTCCCCGAGATTCTTGCGAACTACAAAGTCAGTGACACAGTCGGCTCGTGGATGTTTGCAATGAGTTCTTTATCGGGCTTTGCCGCCAGTTATCTGGCACGCCATTTTTTGCGCAAGTTTGACCGAAAAAATGTCCTGCAAGTCGCCGCTATCATCGCCATTCTGGCCTTAGCCGGTATGGCTTTTTCACGGAACTTTGCTTTCTTCTTAACGTTTAGTTTTATCAGCGGCATCAGTCAGGGAATTTTGGCTCTTGTCCCGAACATCCTTGTGCCCTTAGCTGCGTCAGCAGAACGCAAACAACAGTTTCTGTCGGGACTTCATGCAATGTACGGTTTGGCAAGTTTTCTGGCGCCGCTCGCCGCTGCGGCTGTGGCGCTGGCGACTCCGAACTGGCGTTGGACTTTTCTTCTAGCTGGCTTGGGGCCGTTGTTTCTTTTTTCTTATTCTCTGCGCGCGAAGCATCCTCTTTTCGATAACGAAGACAGAAATGAAACGCCGCCGCCGCCCGCCCCCACTTCGCACCGTCATGCCTTGCCGCAAATTTTTTTGGCGAGCATGGTGAGTTTCAATGTCGCTGCAGAGGTTTTGATTTCCTCCCGTCTTGCCCTCTACATGCGGCGGGAAATGAATTATTCTCTGGAGGCCGCAAGTCTTTACGTCACGTATTTTTTTATTGGAATGTTGGCAGGCCGGTTGTTCTTTGCGGCCTATAAGTTTTCACTCCCGACCCGGCAACAACTTTCAATTTCTCTTTTGAGTACAGCGGTGCTGATCGTTTTAGGTCTTTTTGTCCATCCTCTTTTTCTGCCATTAACAGGATTGGCTATCGCACCGTTTTATCCTCTGTCGATCTCCTTTATATCTTCAGAGTTTCCGGAGGATCTCGATAGCGCTATCTCATATATGACGGCGATGGATTCTTTCATGTTGATTGTCATGCATCTGACTGTCGGAAAATTGACGCAGAGTTTTGGCATCAAGCAGGCTTTCTTTAGCGGACTCTTCTTTTTGCTGGTGTCCTATTTTCTGACAAATACTTACGCCTATTTCTTTCACCGCAGAAAAGTGACACCCCAGGCCTAA
- a CDS encoding glycosyltransferase family 1 protein, with translation MNVSCAPSDLLVFCHLRWDFVFQRPQHLMSRFVSHRRVYFIEEPHLDKVTHPKIELRQTQEGVTVVAARVPETFTHEQQMQTQKNLLDRLLEDEMIENYSAWYYTPMALHFSSHLNAEITIYDCMDELSKFKGAPQALIHQESELLQKADLVFTGGHSLYEAKKDRHNNIHPFPSAIDAAHFAQARTQQPDPDDQKDIPFPRLGFVGVIDERMDIDLLAKMAERRPQWQFIMIGPVVKIDPATLPQRPNIHYLGMKKYAELPAYLANWNCALMPFAKNEATRFISPTKTPEYLAAGLPVISTSIRDVVHPYGVQKLVAIADDADTFTAAAENIFQTFDKSTHWPRHDEFLQHISWDETWGKMAALEYELYRKKIDQKFSKMYGVLE, from the coding sequence ATGAATGTATCATGCGCGCCTTCGGATCTTCTCGTTTTTTGTCATCTTCGCTGGGACTTCGTCTTTCAAAGACCGCAACATCTTATGTCCCGCTTTGTTTCCCACCGCCGGGTGTACTTTATCGAAGAACCCCATCTCGACAAGGTGACACATCCAAAAATAGAACTGCGACAAACGCAAGAAGGTGTGACCGTTGTAGCCGCGCGTGTGCCGGAAACGTTCACGCATGAACAGCAGATGCAGACGCAAAAAAATCTCTTAGACCGTCTTCTTGAAGACGAAATGATTGAAAACTACAGTGCCTGGTATTACACGCCAATGGCTTTGCATTTTTCTTCGCATCTCAATGCGGAAATCACGATCTATGACTGTATGGACGAGCTGTCCAAATTCAAAGGTGCGCCGCAAGCTTTGATTCACCAGGAATCGGAACTTTTGCAAAAAGCGGATCTGGTTTTTACAGGCGGTCATTCACTTTATGAAGCCAAAAAAGACCGTCACAACAATATACATCCTTTTCCAAGCGCTATTGACGCCGCTCATTTTGCACAGGCGCGAACGCAACAGCCTGATCCCGACGATCAAAAAGATATTCCTTTCCCGCGCCTGGGTTTTGTCGGAGTGATCGACGAGCGTATGGATATTGATCTTCTTGCCAAAATGGCAGAGCGCCGTCCCCAGTGGCAATTCATCATGATCGGCCCGGTCGTGAAAATCGATCCGGCCACTTTACCGCAGCGGCCAAACATTCATTACTTAGGAATGAAGAAGTATGCGGAACTACCCGCGTACCTTGCCAACTGGAATTGTGCTTTGATGCCGTTTGCGAAAAATGAAGCGACTCGCTTTATCAGCCCGACAAAGACGCCAGAATACCTCGCGGCAGGACTGCCTGTCATTTCCACGTCAATTCGCGACGTCGTTCATCCCTATGGCGTTCAGAAATTGGTTGCGATTGCCGATGATGCAGACACGTTTACTGCCGCCGCCGAAAATATTTTTCAGACCTTTGACAAAAGCACGCACTGGCCCCGCCATGACGAGTTTCTGCAACATATTTCCTGGGACGAAACCTGGGGGAAAATGGCGGCACTCGAATACGAACTTTACAGAAAAAAGATCGACCAGAAATTTTCAAAAATGTACGGAGTTCTTGAGTGA
- the hflX gene encoding GTPase HflX has product MDAFNNSKPLNALLIGIQLPKISDEETQGSLAELARLVTTLGYNVIGQTSQRRSSQKTATVLGDGKLKEVAEWTGGSGVVGPLVVKKKHKAALKFKSNQPEEDEEDFADEILEEAEEEDLTESLSAPKEKAEVVIFDCDLSPSQLRNLESALGVTVLDRTGVIIEIFSRHARTRAAKLQVEIARLTYVAPRLRETGGGEDRQGGGIGGKGAGESSIELDRRKIRDRIKELKEELASISQEHDTRRARRGQEITVALVGYTNAGKSSLMRALTGSEVLVADKLFATLDTTVRLLYPESRPKILISDTVGFIKKLPHDLVASFKSTLDEALNASLLLYVVDSSDPTFRSQLEVTKSVLSEVGVSDTQNLLILNKVDRLAPEELASLQAQYPEAVFLSTRNKEDVSSLRLKLISYFETAMIDQDIFIPYDIQGVIGEIRGKMRVLAESYDEKGVTLKVRGHADAIERIKNRFGLI; this is encoded by the coding sequence ATGGATGCTTTTAACAATTCCAAACCTCTGAATGCCTTGCTGATAGGCATCCAACTTCCCAAAATTTCTGACGAAGAGACACAAGGTTCTTTGGCGGAACTTGCCCGACTTGTGACAACTTTGGGTTACAATGTTATCGGGCAAACATCGCAACGCCGCAGTTCACAGAAAACCGCCACAGTTCTTGGTGACGGCAAATTGAAAGAAGTGGCGGAGTGGACCGGCGGCAGCGGTGTCGTGGGCCCTCTCGTCGTAAAGAAAAAACACAAAGCTGCTCTTAAATTCAAAAGCAATCAGCCTGAAGAAGATGAAGAAGACTTTGCAGACGAGATTCTAGAAGAAGCTGAAGAGGAAGATCTGACGGAATCCCTTTCCGCTCCCAAAGAAAAAGCGGAAGTCGTTATCTTCGACTGTGACCTTTCCCCGTCCCAACTGCGCAATCTAGAAAGTGCCTTAGGCGTCACCGTCTTAGATCGCACCGGTGTGATCATCGAAATTTTCAGCCGTCACGCTCGCACTCGAGCCGCGAAACTGCAGGTCGAAATTGCACGTTTAACTTACGTGGCTCCTCGTTTACGTGAAACCGGCGGCGGTGAAGATCGTCAGGGTGGAGGCATCGGCGGAAAAGGTGCCGGCGAAAGCAGCATCGAGTTGGATCGTCGTAAAATCCGCGATCGTATCAAAGAACTGAAAGAAGAATTGGCGTCCATTTCGCAAGAGCATGACACGCGTCGCGCGCGTCGTGGTCAAGAAATCACAGTGGCTCTTGTGGGTTATACCAATGCGGGTAAATCGTCTTTGATGCGGGCCTTGACCGGCAGTGAAGTTCTTGTTGCCGATAAACTATTCGCTACGCTCGACACGACCGTGCGTTTGCTTTATCCCGAGTCCCGTCCGAAAATTTTGATATCTGATACGGTCGGCTTTATTAAAAAACTTCCACACGATCTCGTTGCGTCCTTCAAATCGACTTTGGATGAAGCCTTGAATGCGTCGTTGCTTTTGTATGTGGTGGATTCTTCCGACCCGACATTCCGTTCACAATTGGAAGTCACAAAATCCGTGTTATCGGAAGTCGGCGTCAGCGATACGCAAAATCTTTTGATCCTCAACAAAGTGGATCGTTTGGCACCCGAGGAGCTGGCTTCTTTGCAGGCGCAATATCCCGAAGCGGTCTTTTTATCGACACGAAACAAAGAAGATGTTTCGTCTTTGCGTTTAAAACTGATCAGCTATTTTGAAACGGCGATGATCGACCAGGACATCTTCATTCCTTACGACATCCAAGGAGTCATCGGTGAGATTCGCGGTAAGATGCGGGTTCTTGCTGAATCTTATGACGAAAAAGGTGTCACCTTAAAGGTGCGCGGCCACGCCGATGCCATCGAGCGCATAAAAAACCGCTTCGGTCTTATTTAA